The following DNA comes from Methanosarcina vacuolata Z-761.
TCTTGCTCAATATTTGTTGCAGCAGTTATCTCAGCTTTGGGATTTGATGTCGTATCCATAAAATCGCTTGTTTTCTGTGAACATCCACTTACAAGCAGTATAGGTAGTGTTATTAAAAGACACAGCACGATAAACAAACTTAGTGGACTTTTCTTTGTTCTCATCTTGATAGCCCTTCAATATTTTTTGAGTCCATCCCAAAACTTACGATTTTACTTCTTTGGATACGGCTTTAAAATTTTATACTACAGTTGGCATGTGATATGTACTATGTGACATAACAAAAATTATATTTAGCTAATACAGAAATCAATTACCTATTATCTAATATATATAATTATTCCATAAACTGATTTTTCAAGTTTTCAGTTGAAATATGTTATTTCAAAAGGAAACTACGAAATTCAATCACAAAAAGGGATAAAGGCAAAATTCAAATCAAAAAAAGAGATCTCGGCCGGATTAAAAAAGAACATACCTTTCCAACTGAGGTGCTTCTATTAACTCCTTTTTATTCGCTCGAAGGCACGGTAAGAATGCGAGTTCGTGGGAGATTATTTATACTAGCATCTAGGAAATTGATTACTGGTATTTTAACATATATAATTTGTTATGTATGAATAAACATAACGCCTACGAAACGTTCGAAGAAATTCAAATTGAGAAATAAATAGTACAGGAGGAATTAAAGTGCAACATACAAAATTCACATATTAACACAGAAAACCAGTAGTTGAAGCCTCAAACTAACTACAATATGAGCTCGATGAGCGTACTTGAAAAAGATACTCCAAAAGAAACTATGGATAATTTGTAAACCTTTGGTGTGAAAGAATAATGAACAGGCAAATAAATTGGGAAACCATTCGAAATATATCTTTAACAACCGCGTTGATTGTACTCCCAATACTTTTGTTCTTTGGATCTTTTATGATTGGCAGATATCCAGTATCTCCCATGGATGTAATACTGTCTATTGTATCGGTTTTTGTGCCGATCACCACAAATTTGGATTCAACCATTTATACAGTAGTTTGGGATATACGTCTGCCACGTATAATAGCTGCGATGATTGTGGGTGCAGCTCTCTCAATCTCAGGTGCTTCTTTTCAGGGGACTTTCCAGAACCCACTGGTTTCTCCAGATATCCTGGGCGTTTCATCAGGTGCAGGTTTCGGAGCTGCAATAGCTATTTTGTTCAGTTTTTCCGCAGTAATGATTCAGGCTACAGCCTTTTTATTCGGCCTTGTTGCAGTTATCCTCACTTACTCTCTCAGCAAAAGACTTAGGGGTAATAGTATTTTGGTGATGGTGCTGGGAGGGATAGCTATCGCAGCACTCTTTTCTGCCCTCATTTCGTGTATCAAGTACCTTGCAGATCCTGACAGCAAACTGCCAGAAATAGTATACTGGCTTATGGGTAGCCTCTCTGCAGTTAACAGTAACAATGTCTTGATGATAGTAGGGCCTGCTCTGCTCGGATTCACAGCACTACTGCTTATTGGATGGAGAATTAACGTTCTTTCAATGGGGGATGATGAAGCGCGTTCACTGGGCGTAAACACAGAAAAAATGAGGTTGCTGGTAATTTTTTGCTGTACGTTCTTAACAGCTTCCGCTGTAAGCATAAGTGGCATCATTGGCTGGGTGGGCCTTGTAGTACCTCACGCGGCCAGGATGATCGTGGGCCCGGATCACAGAAAGCTTTTGCCTGCAAGCATTTCACTGGGGGCTACTTTCCTTCTGCTGGTTGATGATGTGTGCAGAACAGCCACATCCATTGAAATTCCTCTGGGAATACTAACAGCCATAATAGGAGCACCCGTTTTCATATACTTACTCCAAAAAGGCTACGAGGGATGGTCATGAGCAATATTATGGATATTAAGAATGCAGAGTTCTCTTACAATGGAAAGAAAAGCGTCTTCAAAAACGTGAATCTCTCAATAGAGGAGGGAGACGTCTTATGTATTCTGGGGCCTAATGGAACCGGAAAATCTACTTTAATTAAATGTATGAACAGCCTGCTTAAACTGAAAAGCGGCGAGATATTACTGAAAAATAAGAGTATTTATTCAATGAAAGAAACCGAACTTGCAAAAATCATCGGATATATCCCACAATCAAATAGTTCGATTTTTGCGTTTTCGGTTTTCGATATAGTTCTGATGGGCAGAACTCCCCATTTGAGTTTAACGTCTGTTCCCGGAACGAAAGATTATAAAATTGCTGAAGAGGCCCTGAAAGGTCTTGGAATCTTGCATCTAAAGAATAAAATCTACACTGAAATCAGTGGCGGTGAAAGACAGCTTGTTTTAATGGCAAGAGCAATAGCTCAACAGCCCGAAATCCTTCTCCTCGACGAACCAACATCCCATCTGGATTTTGGAAACCAGATACGAACTCTCAAAGTCATAAAGGAATTGTCCAAAACTGGACTATCAGTTGTAATGACTTCACATTTTCCAGACCACGCCTTCTTATCCTGTAATAAAGTAGCCATCATGAATCAGGGAACAATTATGGAAACCGGAAAACCGGAAATTGTTGTCACTGAACATAATATGAAACAGGCCTATGGAATAGATGTCAAAATTCTGGATGTAAATGAGCATAGGAGAGCATGTATTCCTATGCAAATACAAGAATCACACATGAATATAGGCTGTTCCTGATCTGAGGTATAATAGCAAGAAAAATAATAGCAAGAAAATTTGAGGTGATTGAATGGATAAAAGGGGTGTAATGGCAGTTGTTGTGGTTATTTCAATCCTTGCAATAGTATCTGCTGCTATACATGTAGGTCATAGTAACACAAAATCTGACCAAGGTAGTGATATCGGGTCGGAGAAATACGTTCAGATAACAGATCAGGAAGGAAGAGTCGTAACTATACCGGCAAATGTGACTCGTGTGGCTGCTATTTCGGGTCAGGCATACGAAAAATTGATATTGTTGAATCAAACCGACAAGATCGCAGTGACGATGTCTGCGTGGACCAATTTGCCCTGGTCATCTAGGATAGCTCCGCAGCTGAAAGGTATCCCTATAGAAGACGATCCAAATGTTGAAGATCTGATGAGCAAAAAAGTACAGGTAGTATTTTGTCGGTCATATGATGGTACTAAGGAGAAACTGAACTCAACCAATATAGCTGCTGTAGTCACTCAGAAAAACTCAGGAAATCCTGATAACGTAGACTCATTCGTGAAATATGTGAAGCAGGAAATCGCGCTTTATGGTGAAGTAATGGGCCCTGATGCAAAAAAGACTGCTGATAAATGGGGTGCATACTTTGATCAGAAAGTGAATTATGTGACATCAAGAACTGCGAACCTTACAGATAGTCAGCGACCAACAGTGTACTATGCCAGAGATGCGACGACAACACAGGGTAAAAACTCTTATCCGCAGTTTTACGT
Coding sequences within:
- a CDS encoding ABC transporter ATP-binding protein; translated protein: MSNIMDIKNAEFSYNGKKSVFKNVNLSIEEGDVLCILGPNGTGKSTLIKCMNSLLKLKSGEILLKNKSIYSMKETELAKIIGYIPQSNSSIFAFSVFDIVLMGRTPHLSLTSVPGTKDYKIAEEALKGLGILHLKNKIYTEISGGERQLVLMARAIAQQPEILLLDEPTSHLDFGNQIRTLKVIKELSKTGLSVVMTSHFPDHAFLSCNKVAIMNQGTIMETGKPEIVVTEHNMKQAYGIDVKILDVNEHRRACIPMQIQESHMNIGCS
- a CDS encoding ABC transporter substrate-binding protein, producing the protein MDKRGVMAVVVVISILAIVSAAIHVGHSNTKSDQGSDIGSEKYVQITDQEGRVVTIPANVTRVAAISGQAYEKLILLNQTDKIAVTMSAWTNLPWSSRIAPQLKGIPIEDDPNVEDLMSKKVQVVFCRSYDGTKEKLNSTNIAAVVTQKNSGNPDNVDSFVKYVKQEIALYGEVMGPDAKKTADKWGAYFDQKVNYVTSRTANLTDSQRPTVYYARDATTTQGKNSYPQFYVEMAGGKYLSGDTEGIETITPEQLLVWDPDVIFVGRVNSTDIIMNDSKFSNLEAVQNNKVYLCPLGIVYWDYGAEGVLLMEYFAKTLHPDLFEDLNMTNEVKDYYSRFYHYNLTDDEANRILQHLPPAST
- a CDS encoding FecCD family ABC transporter permease; the protein is MNRQINWETIRNISLTTALIVLPILLFFGSFMIGRYPVSPMDVILSIVSVFVPITTNLDSTIYTVVWDIRLPRIIAAMIVGAALSISGASFQGTFQNPLVSPDILGVSSGAGFGAAIAILFSFSAVMIQATAFLFGLVAVILTYSLSKRLRGNSILVMVLGGIAIAALFSALISCIKYLADPDSKLPEIVYWLMGSLSAVNSNNVLMIVGPALLGFTALLLIGWRINVLSMGDDEARSLGVNTEKMRLLVIFCCTFLTASAVSISGIIGWVGLVVPHAARMIVGPDHRKLLPASISLGATFLLLVDDVCRTATSIEIPLGILTAIIGAPVFIYLLQKGYEGWS